GCCAAGAATGAAAACGATGAAAGTATCCTTAGCGTTAGCGTCGGCTCTAATGACGGTACTGCCTGTCAGTGCCATCGCACAAGAAGATTTGCAAACGCAGCAAGTGCGGGAAATTATCGGCAAACTGCATGTCAGTGGCGTGACAGAAGAAGCGCTGGCGAACCAAAGCATCAAGCAAATGATCGAAGGATTGAAAGATCCGTACACCGTCTTTTTTAGCCAAGAAGAGTATGGTCAATTCTCCAGTTCCTTGGAAAATAACTATGTCGGGATGGGCGCTCGCATCGGGATCGATGATCAGGGTGTCTATTTATCGGAAATTTTTGCCGGCTCGCCGGCCGAAATCGCTGGTTTGAAGCGTGATGATTATGTGCGTGCTGTTGATGGCGTCACAGCCTCCAAAACGTCGATAGATGAAGTGCGGAACAAGATTGTCGGCGTGGAAGGTTCCAAAGTGAAAGTAACCGTTGAACGGGCTGGTAAAGAACTGACCGTAGAATTAACGCGCAAAGGGGTTAATGTCCCTGAGGTGTATAGTAAAGCTTTGACCGATGGGGTTGGATACATTCAAATTACGGATTTCTCCAGTGATGCGGACGAGGATTTTGACAAGCAACTCCAGGATCTTCAGGCCAAAGGCTTGAAATCATTAATTCTCGACGTTCGCAACAACCCAGGCGGATTGGTCGATACGGCGCAGAACATTGCTAAGCATTTTGTCAAAGAAGGCGTTTTGATTCATACGAGAGATCGCAATGGTGTAGATGATCCTGTCACCATCACGGGTGGATCAGAGTTGAATATACCGGTGTATGTCTTGGCGAATGAGAACAGTGCAAGCGCATCTGAGGTACTGTCGGGAGCCTTGCAGGATTACAAAGTAGCGAAAGTTATTGGGATGCAAACGTATGGCAAAGGAAGCGTCCAGCAACTTTTCCAATTGGACAACAAAAGTGCTTTGAAGGTAACGATTGAAGAGTACCTGACACCGAACAAGCGCAAAGTGAACAAAGTGGGGATTACCCCGGATATCAAAGTAGATGGATCTGCCGCTCAATTGATTACGGCGTTGCAAGTCGCTGGCATTTCAGATATTAATGTGGAAATCACGAAACATACGGTGACCTATAATGGCAAGGAGCTGGCAACCGGATTTGGCACTTTCCATGAAAAAGGCAAATTGTTTGCTAATACCCGTGGGCTTGCCGCACTCGTCGGAGCCACCATCACTTGGAATGAAGCGAATCATACGGTTGATATTGCCGACAGCAAAGGCACGCATGCGATTCCGGTTGAAGAGGATAAATTGATTATTGAGAATGGGATTAGTTACATCAATGTGGATCTATTTGACGATTATTTTCCACAATTGAAAGTGAATGACCAAGGAGAGAATGTTTCCATTCGCGCTGTAAAGGGGAACTAGGAAATATGGGTAAAATTCAGCTTTTAAGTGAACATATCGCCAACCAGATTGCCGCAGGGGAAGTGGTGGAACGCCCATCCTCTGTGGTCAAGGAGTTGGTTGAGAACTCGGTCGATGCCGCCAGCACGCGGATTGACGTGACGATTGAAGAGGGCGGTCTGCAATTAATCCGTGTGGCGGATAATGGTTCCGGAATGGCCTTGGAAGATTGTGAATTAGCCTTTCAACGCCATGCGACAAGCAAAATTGCCACGAGCAAAGATTTGTTCTCTATTCGCACGCTAGGCTTTCGGGGGGAGGCGCTGCCCAGTATTGCCTCTGTATCAAGACTCGAATGTGTCACAAGTTCAACGAACGATGGATTGGGCCGGAAAATTGTCATCGAAGGCGGCACGATTCGAAGCGTGGAAGAAACGGCCGCATCCCGTGGGACGGAAGTCACAGTACGGGATTTATTTTACAACACGCCAGCTCGGTTGAAATATATGAAAACGATTCAGACAGAGCTCGGGCATATCTCTGATTATTTGTACCGCTTGGCGCTTGCGCACCCCGGTGTTGCTTTCACCTTGAAGCATAATGGCAACACACTGCTCCAAACACTTGGCAATGGGGATTTGCTGCAAGTCATTGCCGGCATTTATGGCACAGCCATCGGCAAGCAAATGCTGCCCATCCAAGTGGACAGCTTGGATTACACCATCACGGGCTTCGTCGCGAAGCCTGAGATGACGCGCGCGAACCGCGGCGGTATCTCGACCATTGTGAATGGTCGCTATGTGCGCAATTTCGCGCTGAATCAAGCGCTGCTGCAGGGGTACCATACCCTGCTGCCGATCAACCGCTTTCCCGTTGCGGTGCTGCAAATCGGGATGGACCCGTCCTTGGTGGATGTGAACGTACATCCTTCCAAGCTGGAGGTCCGCTTCAGCAAGGAAGCGGAATTGACGGCGCTTATCGAAGCGGAAGTGAAGCGCTTGTTTGGTCGGCAGGTCTTGATTCCGCAAGGCGTCAAGCCAGCCGCTCCCAAAGGGGCTTACGTTCAGGAGCAGCTGGATCTGTCGCGGACGTTGGAACCGGAAGCGGCTCCCAACCCGCTGTCAACGACGACAACGCAGAGCACCGCTCCTGTTTCGTTGCCGAGTCAACGAGAGGCAAGCGGTATCGGAGAGCCCGTATCGTCGCCGCAGATCAAAGAAATGGTTGCGCCATATCGGCCAGAACCGCTTAAATCGCGTGAGACGGTTGCCTGGACGCCTCCTGTCCAGACACCGAGTAGTACGCCAAGTACGCCAAACTCAAGCAATGCGAACACATATCGAGCAGCTTCTGCATCGACACCTTCCTACTCGCCTCCTGTCAGCAATCCAAGAAGCACATCCATTCAGCAGCAGCGGCGTACGAATGAAGCTTTTATGGACTTGCTGCCCAAGATGGAGGACAGCGAGGCACCCAAGCTGCCGGCATTTCCGCGATTGGACCCGATCGGCCAAATGCACGGCACCTATCTGGTCGCGCAGAACGAAGACGGCTTGTTCTTGATTGACCAGCATGCAGCCCATGAGCGTATTAACTATGAATATTACTATGAGCGTTTTGGCAATCCTGCTGAGGCAAGCCAAGAATTGCTCGTTCCGATAACGTTGGAGTTTACGCCAGCGGAGGCAGGCTTGATTGCGGATAAACTGCCCCTTTTTGAACAGGCTGGCGTGTATATGGAAGCTTTCGGCGGCAATACTTTTCTGGTGCGCGCTCATCCCCATTGGTTCCCGTCCGGTGAAGAGAAAGGGATTGTGGAAGAAATGTGCGAATGGGTGCTCAGCGAGAAGAAGGCTGTTGACATTGCCAAGCTGCGGGAGAAGGCGGCCATTATGTGTTCCTGCAAAGCCTCAATCAAAGCCAATCAAGGACTTAGCGTACTTGAGATGGAAACGTTGATTGATCGTCTTGCCAGCTGCCGTAATCCTTATACATGCCCGCATGGACGGCCCATTGTTGTCAGTTTTACAACTTATGAACTGGAAAAAATGTTTAAGCGAGTGATGTGAAAATGTGTTAGTTACAACTTCTTATAATCCATCCCCTGAATTATGGGGAAAGGCGGGGCGGTTGGCTGCTATTTATAACGGCCGACTTGTTCCCCGCAAAAAGTATGCTTTGGAACATCTTAGAAGAAATCATCAGGATAATGCCCTACTGCTTGTGACGAGGGATGAGATCAGGTACTATGAAGATGAACATCCTGCGTATTTTTTTCACCCGAGCATGGCACTCGTTCGTGTTAAACGCATGCAGCGAGGCGAGTCAGACCTCTTGATTGAAGTGTCAGGCGCCGCAAGCGGCCATGTGATCGTGGACTGTACGGCTGGCCTGGCATCGGATGCCATCGTGTTTTCTTATGCGGTTGGCTCGCAGGGAAGCGTGACTGCCATTGAAAGTGAAGACATACCAGCGATGCTGATACATGAAGGGCTAGCTGTTTATGAATCTGAAGTTGCTGAGCTTAACGAAGCTATGAGACGGATTAAAGTCCTTAAGATGCAACATCTCGCTTATTTGCAGCAGTTGGCTGATCAGAGTGTGGATATCGTCTATTTTGATCCGATGTTTCGGAGTCCTATTGAGGAATCACAAGCGATTTCTCATCTAAGACGCAGCGCGAACGATGATGCGGTCAGTTTAGCATCAATCTCAGAAGCTAAACGTGTGGCCCGCAAGAGCATCGTGCTCAAAGAAAACAGAGACAGTCAAGAGTTTGCCCGGCTCGGATTCGAGCATGTGTTACGATCGACGACCAAAACAACCTATGGAGTGATTCGACTGTGTTAGCCCCATCAGCCAAGCCGAAATTACTCGTGCTGCTTGGTCCCACGGCAGTTGGCAAGACGAAGCTGAGCCTGGAAATTGCCCAGCAATTTGGCTGCGAAATTATATCCGGAGATTCCATGCAGGTTTACCGCGGGATGGATATCGGAACGGCCAAAGCCAGCGCTGCCGAGCAGAAGCTTGTCCCGCATCATTTGATCGATATTCATGATCCTTCGTATCCCTTTTCGGCTGCCGAATTTCAGGAGCGTGTGAAGGATTTAATTATGGATATCCATTCGCGCGGCAAGCTGCCATTTATCGTTGGAGGAACAGGTCTCTATATCGAGTCCGTCTGTTACAACTATCAATTTACGGATGTAAGTATGGATGAGGCGTTCCGCCAAGAACAGGAAGCGTTCGCGCTCACTTATGGCGATGAAGCCCTGCATGAGAAGCTGCGGCAGATTGATCCAGGCAGTGCGGATCGTCTGCATGCCAATGATCGCAGGCGTGTTATACGAGCCCTTGAGATTTATCATATCTCGGGTGAAACGATGTCTGCCCACTTGGCAGCCCAAAAAAAAGAATCGCCCTACGAACTATGTATCATTGGTTTAACGATGGATCGTGCCCTCTTATACAAGCGTATTGAAGAGCGGATCGACGCGATGATGCAGGAGGGCCTTATTGAAGAAGTTCAATCCCTTCTAGCCGCTGGCTGTCCGAAACAGGCGATTTCGATGCAAGCACTCGGATACAAAGAAATTGTGGGGTATCTAGAAGGCGAAATGAGTCTTGAAGAGGCTGTTACCTTGTTAAAGCGTGATACACGCCGATTTGCCAAGCGACAATTGTCCTGGTTTCGGCATATGAAAGACATTCATTGGGTAGATGTTACGGATTCAGCAAATTTTTCTGCCCATTTCCAAATTATTAATGATATACTAGCAGGAAAGTTTGTACATAAAATTGAATATAATTAACAAATATCACCATTAGAAAATAGCGCCTTCAGGGCGATAGTTTCATTCCATTAAGGGGGACCTACTGATGAACAGATCCATTAATATCCAGGACAATTTTCTTAACCAACTACGCAAAGAGAGCATTCCCGTCACCGTCTATTTAACTAATGGGTTCCAAATCAGAGGACTAATTCGTGCTTTCGACAACTTCACCATCATCATTGATAGTGAAGGCCGTCAACAAATGGTTTACAAGCATGCGATCTCAACCTTCACACCGCAACGTGCCGTTTCACTCATGGCTGCGGCTGAAGCAACGGAATAAGATCTTCTTCGTTTCGTTCGTTTTGCAACTTTTCGATGGACTGAATCGTCTAACCGAATAGAAACTTGTGGGAGCAACCTTGTTTAAGGTTGTTCTTTTGTTGGTTATTAGATAAAGAAATGAACAACGGGGGAGTCGGTGGATTTGGAGAAACCTACGAATAAGCAAACTACAACGAGTACGAAATCGAAGCCACAAGGCAGCAATAAAAGCTCTAAGAAGAAGGGGTTTAGCTTTCGCAAGTTGATTATGGGTACGATCATTGCAGGTATATTAGCTGTTATCTGTGCCTTAGCCATCTATATCGTCGTTATTATGAGTGGTTTCAAGATTTTGGAGAGCAACATTGATAAAATTGAAACGACAAATGAATCCACTCTTATTTATGCCCAGGAAGAAGGCAAAGATAAGGATGGGAAAGATAAGCCGCCAACCGAAATTTCCAAAATCTACAAAGGCGAGAACCGTGAGAGCGTCAATATTAAAGATGTGCCTGAGCGCTTGAAGCAAGCCTTCATTGCCACAGAAGACCGCCGTTTTGAGCAGCACGCAGGGGTCGACTTCTGGGCGATTGGCAGGGCTCTGGTCAAAGACGTCATACATATGAGCGCAGTAGAAGGCGGCAGCACAATTACGCAGCAGCTTGCCAAAAATGTGTTTCTCAGCTCGGAGAAAACAGCGTTCCGTAAAGGGACGGAAATGTCAATTGCTTTTGCACTGGACGAGAAATATACGAAGGATGAAATTCTTGAACGCTATTTGAACCGAATATTTTTCGGGAGCAATGCTTATGGAATTAAAGCGGCAGCCAAGGTTTACTTTGGTAAATCGAATCTGAATGACTTGAAAATCTGGGAGATGGCTACACTAGCCGCTTTGCCTAAGGCGCCATCGAAATATTCGCCAATCAAGAATCCGGATCTTTCCAAAGAGCGTCGTGCGGTTGTGCTAAGACTGATGACGGATCAAGGCTATATTACCGAAGCTGAGCGTGCAGAGGCAGCGGCTGTTGATTATGTGGCGCCTGCGGCTTCAACACAAGGCTCACAAGCGTATGCTTCTTATGTTGACTATGTGATGAATGAAGCCGAAGATATGTATGGCATTGATGAAGATGAATTGCTGACAAAAGGCTATCGCATCTACACGTCGATGAATGTGAATGCTCAAAAAGTGATGGAGCAAACGTACGCGAATCCAAAATTCTTCCAAGCAGATGCTTCCGATGGCGAGAAGATTCAAAGCGCAATGGTTATCATGGATAATAAAACGGGCGGTTTGATGGCGATGATTGGCGGTCGAGATTATAAATCGAGGGGCTTCAGTCGGGTTTATTCCAAAAGACAGCCAGGCTCCTCGTTTAAGCCGATTGCTGCTTACGGGCCTGCTTTGGAAAGCGGGAACTATACGCCTTACTCCATGATGGACGATACCCAAACGTCTTTCGGCAATGGAACGTATTCGCCTCGAAACTATGACCGGATTACTCATGGTCAAGTAACGATGTTTGAGGCTGTTAAGAAATCCTACAACTTGGCTCCTGTATGGTTGTTGGACCAAATTAAAGTGCCGACCGCATTGAAATTTGCCGAAAAGCTAGGCATTAAATTAAATGAGAAGAATGATCGCAACTTGGCTATCGCGCTAGGCGGTCTGAGCGATGGCGTGTCGCCGCTTCAAATGGCAGCAGCTTACACGGCATTTGCGAATCAAGGCGTGCAAAACAAAACGCATGCTATTCTCCGAATTACAGATGCACACGATAAGGAAATTGCGGTCTATAAGCCAGAGAAGAAACAAGTGATCCAACCGAAAACCTCTTACTATATGACCTTGCTGTTGCAGGGGGTAGTTGAGAAGGGCGGGACGGGGACACAAGCGAAAATGAACCGTCCGGTTGCCGGTAAAACAGGAACGACAGGCTTGGATATCAAAGGCTTGGAGAAATTCGACCGTGATGTGTGGTTCGTCGGTTACACGCCAGAGTGGACAGCCGCTGTGTGGGAAGGCTTCGACAAGGTAGATGCCAAGCACTACGTCACGATCGGCAGCGGAAGCCCGTCTTCCATTTTCAAAGAAGTGATGACGGAGTCCTTGAAAGGTCGTCCGGTAACGAATTTCGTGAAACCGGAGGGTGTTCAGGATTTAACTGAACCGCCAAGCGGCATTGCTGATTTAGCGGCTGTCTACGTGCCTGAAACGAAACTAGTGCAAGTCACATGGGCATCACAGGGAGACAAGATTGCTTATCGACTGTTCCGTAAAGGTGCCAATGAACCAGAGGCGAAAATGATCATTCAAACGCCGACGCCAGGTATTAACGATACCTCGATGAACAGAGGAGACACGTATCAATATTATGTTGTTCCTCTTAATTTGGAGACGAATATTGAAGGCGCCAAATCGAATGTGGCAACGGTCGAGATACCTAAGGACGACACACTGCCTGGCGGCGTAAGTCCTTCACCATCACCAGGTGTCTCGCCATCACCATCGCCTTCGCCTTCACCTGGGAATGGGAAAGATCCCATTGTTCCTTCGCCTTCGCCGGGAACCAAGCCGACACCATCGCCTACGCCTTCGGGTAAGCCTGGTACGAGTCCAACACCTAGCCCAACTGCGAACCCGAATCCGAGCCCAAGTCCGAGTCCATCGCCTTCTCCAGTGAATAAGCCTGTTGATGGACCGGCAGATAAGCCCAAGGATGGCAAAGAGGACGCACTGGCACCGAAAGCACAATAACGAATACGCCAGCTTAACAGCTGGCACACCAACTAACTCATTCTTGGAGGAAACCACATGAACTTGTTTAAATCAACGAAGCTGCTTCCCATTGCATTAATTGGATTGACTTTATTCGCCTCAGCATGCGGCAATAAACCTACAGAAACAACCGGCGGCACAGCTACTCCCAAAAGTGGCACAGCAACAACGGCTCCAACAGCCACGCCAGCAACTTCCGCAACAGCTTCACCTGCCGCAGGAGCAGCCAAGCAATGGACGAAGGCGCCTGATATGATGATTGATGTCAAGAAAACGTATCAAGCCGATGTCGTAACATCCAAAGGTTCATTCACGATTGATCTATTCGCTGATGAAGCGCCAAAAACGGTAAATAACTTCGTTTTCTTGTCCAAAGAAGGGTTTTACAACAACATTACGTTTCACCGTATTATCAAAACGTTCATGATTCAAACGGGAGATCCCAAAGGCACAGGCACCGGCGGACCGGGATATAAATTCGCTGATGAGTTGAAAACAACACATAAATATGAAGCAGGCATTGTCGCTATGGCGAATTCCGGTCCGAATACAAACGGCAGTCAGTTCTTCATTTGTTCCGGTGATGATTGCGCATCCCTGAACAAATCGCCGAATTATTCTATTTTCGGAAAAGTAACAGCGGAAGGCATGGCCACGATTGCCAAAATCGCGGAAACGCCAGTAGAGATGGGCGGAGAAGCGACGCCATCCAAGCCAAAGGAAAAAGTGACCATTACATCGATCACGATTAAAGAGAAATAGTCTGTTCTATCATGGATATTTACTTAGGATGAGATGGGAGATGATGCCGAGTGAAACAACCCTGTTTATTGTTCCACGGATTTACAGGCGGGCCCTACGAAGTCGAACCGTTAGCTCGGCATTTGCGTGAACGCGGACAAAGTTGCGAGGTTCCGAATCTGCCTTGGAATGGGGATTCTTATCACCACTTGAAAGCTTCTCATTGGGAAGATTGGGTGCGGGCGGCTGAAGCTCATGCCCAGAGCATGACCGCGAGACACGGTTCTTTTGATATGATTGGCTTCTCCATGGGGGGGCTGCTTGCTGCTTATTTATCCGTCAGATATCCGATCAGAAAGCTTATTCTGCTGAACACGGCAGTTATTTATGTCAGTCCCGGGCGAATGCTGGAAGTAATTCGCGATGAGTGGAAGTACCAACGGAAAGTCAGTCTGGTGAAAGCCACATCGACACCGCTCCGAGCCACCTGGCAATTTACTCGACTGGTACGGCATCTGAAACCGGAACTAAGTCAAGTGAACATACCGACTATGATTGCGCAGTCCGAAAAAGATCAGGTGATACATCCGCAAAGCGCACGCTACATTTATAGTAAGCTGAGAGGGCCACGCGAGATCCATTGGCATCCCAGATCCAATCATCTGATTTGTCATAGTGACGATGCACCGAATTTGTTTCGTCAAGTTAGCGTATTTTTGGATAAGGAGTAAACGTGCATGGCAGCGAAGGCCCCTATGAACAATAAACAAAGAACCGTTGCTCCAAAATCTAAAAAAACTGGAAAATTACCGAAATCAAAGCTTAGACGCACGTTTACTAACTTATTTCGTCTAATCGTCATTGTTTTCTTACTAGGTGTTGCCTGGATTGCCTATGTGCAATGGAAAGTACAAGTAGCTCCCAACCAACCTTTGCCGGATCAAGTCGATGTAGGGATTGTTCTAGGCGCCTCTTTACGGATGGATATACCGAGTCCTGGACTGCAAGAACGATTGGATTTAGCTGTCAATTTATATAAGCAGGGTAAATTCAAACAATTGATCGTTAGCGGCGGGTTGGATCATAACGGGTCTAAGCTAACAGAAGCGGAAGGCATGCGTGATTATTTGGTGAAACAAGGATTGCCTGCCAAAAGCATTCTGCTGGAGCCTAAAGCTACCAGCACCTATGAAAATCTGCTGTTCAGCAAGCAAATTATGGATAAGCAGGGTCTGGTGAGCTCGATTATCGTCACCCATCAATTCCATGGTTCACGCTCGTTGGACATTGCTGAAACGATTGGCTTGAAACAGCCAATTGTCTCCTCTACGAAGTCTGAGGTACTGTTCATGCCTTATCATGAGGCAAGGGAAACGTTGGCGTATACGAAGTGGTTTTTGACGAAAATGCGGCTCAAAGCTGGCGTGTAAGCCATAATAAAACAGAGACTGCTCTTAGGTTTTCACAACCTGCTGAGACAGTCTCTGTTTTTTGTTGCGGGTTAGCCGTTGACGATCGTCCCGCCGTTTACATGCAGAACCTGCCCCGCCATATAGGAAGAATCCTCACTGGCCAGAAAGACGTAGCTGGCAGCGAGCTCACCCGGCTGCCCTGCACGCTTCATCGGTGTAGTTGAACCGAAGGTCGCCACTTCCTCCGCCGTGAACGTAGAGGGGATGAGAGGCGTCCAGATCGGTCCTGGAGCAACGGCATTCACGCGAATACCCTTGGGGTTTAATTGCAGCGACAGAGAGCGCGTGAAGGTCACGATGGCGCCTTTGGTTGCTGAATAGTCAACTAGCTGCTCATGACCGTGATAGGCTGTAATAGAAGCTGTATTGATGATGGCACTCCCTGATTTCAGATGGGGAAGTGCAGCTTTGCTCAAATAGAAAAACGAGAAAATATTCGTCCGGAAAGTCCGTTCGAGCTGCTCGGCTGTAATGTCGGCAATACTCGGTTGAGGATGCTGTTCAGCGGCATTATTGACCAAGATATCGAGTTTGCCGAATTGTTTCACAGCCTGCTCAATTACCTGTTTGCAAAAGTTTTCATCCCCGATGTCTCCAGCGACGTGGAGGCACTTTCGTCCAGCTTGCTCAACGAGCGAGTGGGTCTTTTCCGCATCGCTGTGCTCGTTCAGATAAACCAGCACAACATCAGCGCCTTCTTTGGCATATGCAATGGCGATTGCTCTTCCGATTCCGCTGTCGCCTCCCGTAATGAGTGCGACCTTATCCTTCAGCTTACCGGCTGCCTTGTATTGTGCCTGATCAAACTCAGGCCGAGGGTTCATCTGCGACTCGATCCCAGGCTGTTGATTCTGATGTTGCGGTGGGAAAACAGGTTTCTCTTGCGTTGTTGTTGCCAAGTTGCACGGCTCCTTTCATCCTATCCAATTCTAACTTAGGATGATGCAAAGGAAGGTAAATCATTCTTCACGCGGTAATGATAGTTGAATCTTGCTTGATAGCCAAGCTTTTCGTACAAATGAATCGCTGGTTTATTGCTGGTGATCACCTGCAAATATTGCTGCACAGCTCCGTGGGCGATACTCCACTTGGTTAATTCATCCATCAGCAGGTAACTGATCCCTCTGCCGCGGAAGTTCTCATGGACTACGACGTTAACGAAACCAGCCCAATTGCCTTCGACAATGGCTGTTCCTAGCGCGATGATTTGACCATCTTGCTTGAGCTTGACGAACCCTTTCGAATCAGGCATTCTATCAAATAGACCCCTATAGAAAGTTCTCCGTTCTTCAGGTAACTGCTCTAAGGCAAGGAAAGCATCCAGCCATTCCGTATCCGCGGTGCCTGAACATGATGTTGAAATACCGTTAGATGTTCTTTGATTTATTCGCTGACTAGTCTGTTCCGCTGCATATTGACTGGAGGCGATCATGAGGAGACAAGGGGTATCGAGAACATAGCCTTGACTTGCCAGCAGCTCATCCAAGCCCTCTGGAGATGCACTGCTCACATGAAAAGCAGCAGGCAGCCCTTTGGATTGATAGAATTGCTCGATGTGTGCCAACCAGTTATCATTGGAGGGAAAGCCGTTGATAGCCAGCACGCTGTTGGCACGTTTGGTAACGCCGCGAGAAGCTCTCAGCAGCCAATGCTCCACGAAGGTTGAGGTTTCAGAAGGCCATGTGTTTGCCGCAATGAGATCAATGTGTTGACATAGGGCAGTGTCGCTGTTCAAAAAGGATCATCTCCTAGATATGAATACATATAATATTAATAAATATACAATTTTGTGCATAAAAATTCAATGATGCTTGTTGGAATTGTCCAACTCACATTGTAGAAGCGGGAGATGCTGCAGTTGGATATTAGCATAAGAACAGCGCAATTAGATGATTATGAGGCTGTCAATACCATCATTTATGCAGGTCAGGAGGAGCATGCGGATGCGCTTCCGGATCGTTTTGCCCGTTTGGATCGTGTGGTGGCGATGGGTTGGTATCGCAGTTTTGCAGATCAGCACAATAAAGCGATACTGGTTGCCGAAACACAGGGCAGGGTTGTTGGTGTTGCTATGCTCGAAATGAAGAAGAGCCCTTCCTATGAAGCTTTGGTGCCCCGAACCTATGCTTATCTCAACGAACTAGCTGTTTCACCCGATGCTCAGCGGCAAGGCATTGGCACAGCGCTTTACAAATCTTCGGTTAGCTGGGCTCAAGAACGGGGTGCGTCTACGCTGGAACTCAACGTCTGGGAATTCAACGAGCGGGCTATTGCTTTCTATCAATCCCTAGGGATGCTTACTTTGAATCGTACCATGTCTATGAATTTATCACTTTAATAAAAGGAGCAAGCCGATGTTATTCATTCATAATGAAGGAATTACGGATCCGCGCATTAATCTAGCCATTGAGGAGTACGCCCTGAGACATCTTCCTGCGGAGGAAAGTTACCTTCTCTTTTATATCAACGAATCCTCCATTATTATTGGCAAAAATCAAAATACATTGGAAGAAATCAATCCTGAGTATGTCAAAGAAAACAATCTGCATGTGGTTCGCCGACTATCCGGCGGTGGAGCCGTCTATCATGATTTGGGTAATCTCAATTTCAGCTTCATCACCCAAGATGACGGCAATTCATTTCACAATTTCCAAAAGTTTACGGAACCGGTGGTTGCGGCTCTTCACAGCCTTGGGGTAGAAGCGGCTTTAACTGGACGCAATGATATCCAAGTGGGTGAACGTAAAATTTCGGGCAACGCCCAATTTGCGACCAAAGGCAGAATGTTCAGCCACGGGACTCTTTTATTCGATTCAGAAATTGAAAATGTGGTATCGGCGCTGCGCGTCAATGCCGACAAAATTCAGTCGAAAGGGATCAAATCGATTCGCAGCCGAGTCGCTAACATTGTGGAATTGTTGAAAGAGCCGATGCTGATGGAAGAATTCCGCGCGAAACTGCTTACTTTTATTTTCGGAGTCGATGCTGACAAAGTGCCAACGTATATCTTAACGGAAGAAGATTGGGTACGCATCCATGCGTTATCTGAAGAGCGTTATCAGAATTGGGATTGGAATTATGGCAAATCTCCACGC
Above is a genomic segment from Paenibacillus sp. HWE-109 containing:
- a CDS encoding SDR family oxidoreductase; translated protein: MATTTQEKPVFPPQHQNQQPGIESQMNPRPEFDQAQYKAAGKLKDKVALITGGDSGIGRAIAIAYAKEGADVVLVYLNEHSDAEKTHSLVEQAGRKCLHVAGDIGDENFCKQVIEQAVKQFGKLDILVNNAAEQHPQPSIADITAEQLERTFRTNIFSFFYLSKAALPHLKSGSAIINTASITAYHGHEQLVDYSATKGAIVTFTRSLSLQLNPKGIRVNAVAPGPIWTPLIPSTFTAEEVATFGSTTPMKRAGQPGELAASYVFLASEDSSYMAGQVLHVNGGTIVNG
- a CDS encoding peptidylprolyl isomerase, with the translated sequence MNLFKSTKLLPIALIGLTLFASACGNKPTETTGGTATPKSGTATTAPTATPATSATASPAAGAAKQWTKAPDMMIDVKKTYQADVVTSKGSFTIDLFADEAPKTVNNFVFLSKEGFYNNITFHRIIKTFMIQTGDPKGTGTGGPGYKFADELKTTHKYEAGIVAMANSGPNTNGSQFFICSGDDCASLNKSPNYSIFGKVTAEGMATIAKIAETPVEMGGEATPSKPKEKVTITSITIKEK
- a CDS encoding YdcF family protein, with product MAAKAPMNNKQRTVAPKSKKTGKLPKSKLRRTFTNLFRLIVIVFLLGVAWIAYVQWKVQVAPNQPLPDQVDVGIVLGASLRMDIPSPGLQERLDLAVNLYKQGKFKQLIVSGGLDHNGSKLTEAEGMRDYLVKQGLPAKSILLEPKATSTYENLLFSKQIMDKQGLVSSIIVTHQFHGSRSLDIAETIGLKQPIVSSTKSEVLFMPYHEARETLAYTKWFLTKMRLKAGV
- a CDS encoding alpha/beta hydrolase, coding for MKQPCLLFHGFTGGPYEVEPLARHLRERGQSCEVPNLPWNGDSYHHLKASHWEDWVRAAEAHAQSMTARHGSFDMIGFSMGGLLAAYLSVRYPIRKLILLNTAVIYVSPGRMLEVIRDEWKYQRKVSLVKATSTPLRATWQFTRLVRHLKPELSQVNIPTMIAQSEKDQVIHPQSARYIYSKLRGPREIHWHPRSNHLICHSDDAPNLFRQVSVFLDKE
- a CDS encoding transglycosylase domain-containing protein, with the translated sequence MEKPTNKQTTTSTKSKPQGSNKSSKKKGFSFRKLIMGTIIAGILAVICALAIYIVVIMSGFKILESNIDKIETTNESTLIYAQEEGKDKDGKDKPPTEISKIYKGENRESVNIKDVPERLKQAFIATEDRRFEQHAGVDFWAIGRALVKDVIHMSAVEGGSTITQQLAKNVFLSSEKTAFRKGTEMSIAFALDEKYTKDEILERYLNRIFFGSNAYGIKAAAKVYFGKSNLNDLKIWEMATLAALPKAPSKYSPIKNPDLSKERRAVVLRLMTDQGYITEAERAEAAAVDYVAPAASTQGSQAYASYVDYVMNEAEDMYGIDEDELLTKGYRIYTSMNVNAQKVMEQTYANPKFFQADASDGEKIQSAMVIMDNKTGGLMAMIGGRDYKSRGFSRVYSKRQPGSSFKPIAAYGPALESGNYTPYSMMDDTQTSFGNGTYSPRNYDRITHGQVTMFEAVKKSYNLAPVWLLDQIKVPTALKFAEKLGIKLNEKNDRNLAIALGGLSDGVSPLQMAAAYTAFANQGVQNKTHAILRITDAHDKEIAVYKPEKKQVIQPKTSYYMTLLLQGVVEKGGTGTQAKMNRPVAGKTGTTGLDIKGLEKFDRDVWFVGYTPEWTAAVWEGFDKVDAKHYVTIGSGSPSSIFKEVMTESLKGRPVTNFVKPEGVQDLTEPPSGIADLAAVYVPETKLVQVTWASQGDKIAYRLFRKGANEPEAKMIIQTPTPGINDTSMNRGDTYQYYVVPLNLETNIEGAKSNVATVEIPKDDTLPGGVSPSPSPGVSPSPSPSPSPGNGKDPIVPSPSPGTKPTPSPTPSGKPGTSPTPSPTANPNPSPSPSPSPSPVNKPVDGPADKPKDGKEDALAPKAQ
- a CDS encoding GNAT family N-acetyltransferase, which translates into the protein MNSDTALCQHIDLIAANTWPSETSTFVEHWLLRASRGVTKRANSVLAINGFPSNDNWLAHIEQFYQSKGLPAAFHVSSASPEGLDELLASQGYVLDTPCLLMIASSQYAAEQTSQRINQRTSNGISTSCSGTADTEWLDAFLALEQLPEERRTFYRGLFDRMPDSKGFVKLKQDGQIIALGTAIVEGNWAGFVNVVVHENFRGRGISYLLMDELTKWSIAHGAVQQYLQVITSNKPAIHLYEKLGYQARFNYHYRVKNDLPSFASS